The Veillonellaceae bacterium genome has a segment encoding these proteins:
- a CDS encoding transposase, which yields MPRIARKKSKSGIYHVMLRGINKQLIFEEEEDCEKYLQVLELCQEKGTFKLMAYCLMGNHLHLLIQEENESLEQIFKRIGVRYVYWYNIKYNRTGHLFQDRFKSEPVDDDSYFLTVLRYIHQNPMKAGMCEEGLQYKWSSYQDYLYGTGITYTAFGLSLFHENSEKAKELFVSYMQEEETTNCLDFGLESKRITDKEAQDILKEVCGVHSVAEFQAMDKIKRDGNIALLKRNGLSIRQISRLTGISFAIVRKA from the coding sequence ATGCCAAGAATAGCAAGAAAAAAGAGTAAAAGTGGGATTTATCATGTAATGCTGCGAGGCATCAACAAGCAACTAATATTTGAAGAAGAAGAGGATTGCGAGAAATATTTGCAAGTCTTGGAATTATGCCAGGAAAAAGGCACATTTAAACTTATGGCATATTGTCTAATGGGAAATCACCTACATTTGCTTATTCAAGAAGAAAATGAAAGCCTGGAACAAATCTTCAAGAGAATAGGTGTTCGCTATGTATATTGGTATAATATAAAATATAATCGTACAGGTCATTTGTTTCAGGATAGATTTAAAAGCGAGCCGGTGGACGATGATAGTTATTTCTTGACAGTACTACGATACATACATCAAAATCCCATGAAAGCAGGCATGTGCGAGGAAGGACTGCAATACAAATGGAGCAGCTACCAGGACTATTTATACGGTACTGGTATAACTTATACAGCGTTTGGATTATCGCTATTTCATGAGAACAGCGAAAAAGCCAAAGAGCTTTTTGTAAGCTATATGCAGGAGGAGGAAACGACAAACTGCCTTGACTTTGGATTGGAAAGCAAAAGGATTACAGACAAAGAAGCGCAGGATATCTTGAAAGAAGTATGCGGGGTTCATAGTGTAGCTGAATTTCAGGCTATGGATAAAATAAAAAGAGATGGAAATATAGCATTGCTTAAGAGAAACGGCTTATCAATACGCCAAATTTCAAGGCTTACAGGTATTAGTTTTGCTATTGTCCGCAAGGCATAA